The genomic stretch CCCTCTACTAGCTAGTAGTACTAGTACTCAtgttaaaaacaaaaaacatcAAAGGGGACAACCCAACATAAGTTCCTGTTTGGTTTCCCCACTTTCTTACTTTCCATTGAGTTAATATTTCAGATTCACACTCACCTTTGTGCTCCTTTTGgcctataaaatataaaaagtgtCGACAACTATAAAACAACAACTTTCACTTTCCTCTTTTCTCATTAATCCAAGCAAAACATGCAAAAGTTGGGTTCACagtaaaaaaaaggctttaaaaaACCATTACAACTTTTTTTCCCTCTTTCTAGTACTACCAAACTAGCTTTAGCACTAAAGATACTTCCTCTTCCCAACTTCCAAATTTCTACATTGTTAGATCATAAATTACCCCAAAAAAAcactaaaataaagttatatttatgTAACATCCTAACCCACTTCAATATtagtcttcttttcttcaaacttctaagtcttcataCTTCAAAGTCCCAACAAAATGTAGTAAACTAGTGTAATTGGAAGAGCAATTAGCATTCCAAATATAACCCtgcaaaaacataataaaatatacaACATAAGAAACAAAACTTTGACAACATTTATGAAGCCAAGTGCATAAAGTGAAGAGAAGAATAAGAATTCAAACCCAGTGCTAAGAATGTCAGGATGAACATTGTATTCCTTGGCAAACACAAAAGGGACAATTCCTTGGGGAAGAGCAGCCTAGAAAAAcacaacataaacataaattcATTGAATCAAAAAAATTAAGAACAAGAAAAATTTAGGTTTTGTTTTTAGTACCTGTACAATTGCAATGTGTAACAGTACTCCCCTGAGACCTACAATAATGGAAGAAACTGCCATGACAGCCGGGCCGGTAAGGAAACGAACCGCCATTGCGAAAGAAGCAACCGTGTTTCCACACGCAATAATCCGTGGCTGCAACGCCATGAACAAACCTACAAACcaaccaagaatttcaaatcataTATCGCTATACACACGATTAGTCCTCGAAAACAATCAAAAACTTATGTAGATTAAATAAGAAATATACCAAGACTAAACATAGCCATTCCAAGACCAGCATCAGATAAAATTGCTATTGATTTAGCAACAATAGCAGGCATAACAACATTccacctgcaacaaacaaacatgaaagATCAAAACTTGCACAACAAATGaataaaacaaatccaaaaaCATAAAAGTGAATGTTACCACATACTTGAAACAGACCAAAGACCAAATGAGACCAATTAAGCTTGAATAAGTATTAGGATTCCGAATCAATTTTCTCCACACCATAATCAAGATGAGTCTTGTCATAACACTTGTAGGAGGCATGTTAGTAGGCTTAGAATCAACTTGAGATCCATCTTTAGGATGAAGCTCAGTAGTTGAGCTTGAACCAAGCTTGGATAACACTGGTCCATCTTTGTCCACACCATTAGCAACAGTTCTGTTTCCGAAGCTAAACTCATCATGACCAAATTCTTCATAATCTAACAACAACCATTCAAAAAACATGAGTAAAAATGACACATTATTGAATGTAGatacaaacaaaaaaacatataACCCCACTTAAGCTAAGGTAAATCCAACAACAACCCATATTTAGAAGAGACAATAATTCATTAGGAACAAGCAATAACAACTAAGAAAAACATGTCAAAAAAACAAACCACCTAAACATTAAAAAAGTCAAAAGAGGGaaatttgagtctaaaaaccaaACCTTTTTGGTGAGCTACCCCATTAAGATGTTCATTCCCATACTCTCCAGCACCTCTAAAGACATGAATCCCACCTTCAGAAACAGGTGAAGCACTTGAACTCCAAACAAACATATGAAGATCTTTTCcaccatcaccaccaccaccatgACCCTTTTTCTTATTAGCCACAGGTGAAAAAATTCCAGCACTATGAGGAGTAGGGTACCCATTTCCACCATTCACATTATTAGCACCACCATTGACTCTACCACCACCACTTTCCTCATCAAAACCCAAACTTCCAAAGTTAGATTGCCTGGGACTCACGTTTCTCCCATTCACCATTGAGTAAAAATCAGTATGGTTAAAACTAGACCCTCTTGGTGTAGGATTTCTAGAAGATTGAAGAGAGTAAATCTCAGCATTTGTTAGATTAGAAGGTCTTGGTGTCAAAGAAACACCAGAGTTAACACCATGAGAACGCCTAGAGAAAATCTCACTCCTTGAACTTGTTGATTTTCTTACTTTAACATGAAGTTTACCATCTTCACCAACTTCAGCTTCAGTCTGAAGAGGCTCTTTCCCATCCAAAGAAAGAACATCAGAATCAACTTTGAAGGAGATAATAGACCCAGCTGTATCAGGAAACTGTTCACCAATGAGAATCCTAGCACCCCTATACTCAAACAGAAACAACATCAATGTATACCAAATGATACATTGAAGAACAACGATTTGAACCATGAGGGTGCCAGAATCATCACCATACATTCCTTTCAACAAAGGAATCCCCATGACAAGAGTGTTAGGAAGAGTTGACAGTGAAAAGAGTGTTATGGACCATTCTAACGACCCTCTCGAGCTAACTCTTGACCAGATGAATAGGATGGTTAAGATGATGAGTTTCTGAAGTGAATCAGCTGCTATGAATTTGTAGTTCATGGCGTAAGGATTGTTAGTGGAGATGAAATGGAATGAGAGAAGTGGAACTGCGAAAAGTGCTACAAAACGGTTTATTCCTGAACATTGGTCTGGTGTGAAGATTTTCCACCATTTTACTGAACCGTAGGCGAGGATCATGGCTACATAGAGTGGTACTACAGCTGTGAGGACATGGTATAAGTCTAAAGCACTTATCATTTTGAAGAAGATTTAGATGAAGTTCTATGAGTTGAAAAAGAGAGAAGGTGAGAAAGTACAAATGTTTCTTTGAGTTGAAGTTCTATGAGTTAATAAGAAACATTGTTTGTAGTTGtgtgaagaagaagcagaagaggatGAAGGGGTTTTGGTTTTGAGGGATTGTGATGGAAGAGGACAAGGATATGGTAAAAAGGTTGGGACTTTTTATAAGTCTTTTCAGTTGTGGTAAAGACTGAAACAACCTCTACCTTTcttcaatttttatattttttattctgaATGCATTTAAGGGTATCATTAAATTCATGGAGTATGTATGATGGAATGTAATAGAATGAACTAGGTGTCTATTGTCGTCTATTGAATATACATATGTATACATAACAAAATTTTGTTGTTTCTGTTTACGTTTTAGGGATACTGTTTTTTTCCAAAGCTCCTCAATTCTCACCAAATATATGAAATCTTTCATAGTTGGTATGttctttctattttgttttatcatttaattatgtTTGTTTACTTATTCTTCATTcttagtgcatgtttggtttggcttttgaaaaggccaaaagcaattctagaaaTGTAGAATTAATTCTGtgtgattttaagatgtttggtttgacaaaagtagaattgattctgtctccagaattgattctacttgaagctagaatttgtagcttctgcctccagaattgattctggatgatttttatagtgtaatttattattcaactcacttttacaaaaatatatccaaacataaatcaattatgttaaactcaattctgctagaatcaattctaccaaactcaattctactagaatcaattctgtccaccgccaatccaaacacaccctaattGTAGTGGTATTATTTTTACGACATTGGTGATGCTTTACAAGACAAATTATCTCTTTTTAAGTTACTTTGCCCAATTTTCTCTCTATCATTATTAGTTTATCGGAGGGAAGATATAACAAACTTTATCGATTGTCTTTAAGAGATCATTAATGTAAGAAAATTGATACTATTCGACTCTTTGTGTGAATAGGTGTAATGGGTAAAATGGTAAAACACACTATTCTAAATACGCACATAAATAGGATTGTACTCGAAAGATTTTCATGGGTCAATACTGTTTACTTAGGAATTCAGCCCATGTGCTTCGACCCATAGGAGTCGTGATTTAATGAAATTGTCACAAATCTAGGCAGACCTTCTGGCGATTGGATTATCGAATATTCGTCTTCTTCGAGTTGAATTTGTTCTAACTACCCTCACCCTTGTTTCCCTATGTACGATATAGTCTTTAGGTAAATGAAAATTTATATTCCTTTTTCGAGGTTTGAGAAACATATCTTGTGGTACCTTAAAGTGGCATCGTCGCAAATGCACCATAACTGTGTTGACATTTATTTGTGCATGTCATATAATGTGTCGATATCTCGATGTTCAAGAGTAAGTTCATGACCTTTTTCTccctattttatattatttgggAGTCAGCCTCGATCACACAAAGGTTGATTTCATTCAAATAAACTCCCAAGACGTTTGaaaattttattgaatttattaAGAACTTCAAATTCTAGCTTCTGATTGTGCGGCCCAGAACTAATAATGATCATTTGGCTAATGTAAGGCTAGTCAAAAGATGACACCTAACTTTGATATGCCTCTATGTGAAGTGTGCTTCCCTCGTAGTCGGATCCAAACACACTTTCAAAAATCTCAAACAGAGTTTTTGTCTAGTGAGGCAGACTTAAATGAGCTTTAAAAGAAGTGTTTAGTTCGTATTAGAGCATCTGTTTCTAATTTTGACAAGGCCATTAATGTTAACAGAAAAAATGGAGGTCAATATAAAGGATATATAAAAGATATCAAGTGATCACCTCCATATAGCGAGATTACTGAAATCTTTGGTTTGTTTTGCAGACTGGTAACTTAATTTTTACTCATGCCTCTTTATTTTAGctaattgcttttatttttatctaTGTAGATAGTATAGCCAAATATAGTAAGCACAAAGCTTACAAGAAGAACATATATCCTCTTGAGGTTGAGGTCGGTTATATTGAGATTGAGGTTACTTGGACCAATTCTTTTGCTAATATTGGTGGACCTTCAACAATTTCAATCTCCCATATCGCCCAATATGCTTTTTTGCATGTTTTATAAATCGGATCGGACATCAAACGGGTGAAGGTACTGGGTaattggtttattggtcgaaccactgggtcactggtcgaactgcATGACTAAACCGGATAACTAGGTTGAATAGACTGTTCgatataacaaaactatataggtataaaatatgTCGAACATGATAATTTTGTCTCGACAATATATAACTggcacttaaattttttaaaaatatcatatcctaaataaatttacaaattcataatttaaattaaaattttaaacataggtatcacacataataaaatagtacaaaactacaaagtatatatttgcaaacaaaatttaatcgcaaaataatctaattgaataaaatataataaagtaactttattgtctactaaatttaatttcaaagaaaaaattaaatcatCTGCAACAAAATTAACCGCATCCGTaacatctttattttattttttatttttttatttttattttttatttttatttttcattaaaataattaaaatgattttgttttaagtttttaaaattaaaaaattaaaaatgtatttaaaccACTGGTTCTGGAAAACCTCCGGTTTTATCGGTttacaccggttcaatgacataaCCGATCCAGCAATTGAACCAGACCGATTATTTGGTCGGTTCCCGGTTCAATTGGTCCGACCGTCCGGTCtggtccaatttttaaaacactgttttTTTGTCTATTCAGAACGCGAGTTTTACATCATATGCTTGTTATATTTGTGGATGAAATGACTTTTGTTAATTGTGTTAGTTGAAAAACGATGTCCAATTATAAAAAGAAATTGATTTATAAAAATGTTTaacttaattttatcatttaaatagaGATTCAATAGAGACTTAATtgaaagaaagaatgaagaagatatgaagagaaagaaataagGCGTAAAGAAAGTAAAGCGATGGAAAATAAAGAGATTAGGAAAAAAAATATCATGCACCTGAAATTTATATAGATCCGGCTTAACCACTTGGCATGCTCTTGTCCTCAAGAGTTTCATCTTGAGAGTTTCACTAGAGATGTAAGTTTTTCACAAGTTATGATCATAGACCTTCTTACAACCAAACAGATATTCTAATTGATTAATCTCACGAATCAAACAAGAGATTTTAATAGTATAATCTCCAAACTAAATAAGAGATCTTAGCAGACTAATCTCCAAACTAAATAGAGCTTTAATCGGCTTAGCTCAATAACAAAATAGAGATTTTAACTGGttaatctcaagaaccaaacaaTAACTTCTTTTAAAGATATTACACAAAAGACAACACCCTCTTAAATAAATTACAATAATAACGCTGCACCAGAAGAGCAAGATCTCACATATATTTTTCACTCTCAAAACACTAAGGAAACTTCGGTGAGGAATAGAAAATAATGAAGCAGAAGAGAGTAGAAAGTGAGAAATAATAGTTCTAAATTTGATTTCCTGGTGTAAAGTGGAATGATGATAAGCCTTTTATTTATAGGAAGATAAATTATCAAAAAGAAAAGGATCCATGGGCATTTTTATTGACTTAATTGATTAACTCTAGCtgttaatcgattatgagctCTCAAAAGACGCCAACCCTAAATCCAAAAAGTAAACCCTAATGATGATTATGTGATTTAATCAATTAAGAGTATTTCGAAATGATTAAGGAGTCTTTTTCCCTGCCCTAATCGATTGGACTAAGTCCTTAATTGAATATGCTATGTAAAATACTTCTCAATTTATTAGGGACACACCTTGACCAACTCCACATAAGCCTTGATGGTTTTTCGATATATTTTAAGGTATTTTAGTAAATTGAGAAAGGCTTGAGAGTGTGTGTGCGATCTACCTTGGTAATTCGAGAAATACTCTCATACCTTTACACTAAACTAATCACTCAAACACAGGATCAGACGAGCTTTTACACTTTATGTTTTCCACAACCTTAAAACTTTAAGTTCCCTAGCGCGATTCATCATTTTTCAGTACTTCATTTGGAACTTAACTCTTATAGTTAATGAGGCTTGATATAGCTTCTTTGGCATACACCATCATTACAGATTGTTGGACATGAGATCATCAAAGACTTCATAAAATGTTGCTTGAAATTAGGTGTTGTCATTATTGAATTGGTATTTTACATCTTGATCTCACGAAGAGCATCTTGATCTCAGAAAGAACATCTTGATCATATAATAACATCACGATCATTGTTGCTTCTTAACAAATGAATACTTAAAATAATGTTGTTTGACATATGATACGTGTTGCCATCATAAAAATCATCATGATCATCTAATAGTGGTAGATAATTGTACCTACAAACACATGGATCCACATTCTCCCCAATTTTAAAGGGGAAAAAGACACTGAATCTTAATATTTCAAAGTGGGGGTCCAacaattttttttacagggggataaaccgaatctcgcctacaTTACAGGGGTatcatatatttaaccctttaaaaaTGATACAAACTTAATATTAACTTGAATGGGAAATATTCAAATACAAAGAATAAATAATTTACATGAAATTTAACATTCTCATAAAACAGGAAACAAACATGGAGCAAGACAATAATTCGTTGTTATTAACATCATCATTTGATATTTCTTTCTCAATTGCTTGTTTTCTTAAGAAAGGAAACTTCTTTGGATATACCTTTAAGGGATATGGGGTTCTATTAGGAGATTAAAAGAAGAGCTTAGATCATCCATTTAGTAGGCAACTCTTAAGGAGTCTCGACGTCACTTGTTTCCATATTCGTTGGAATATGCTCCAAATCTTCATCGATGATTTGGATCTTAATCTTTTTTAGAGACTTTTGTCAAACAGAATAGAAGATGAATATGAGGGTTCATCTTTCACATTAATTCTAAATTTGAGTAATATATTGGTGATCGAACTCCTATAGGGTAGCCATGAAGAGCTTCACCTTTTGCAGTTAAACATATGTCACATCACTTCATATTCCCAACTGGTTTGATAGTTATGAGTTAACATTCTCATGGTCACAATGTCTTCCTTTATGAGTTATTCGTGATGTTTTTTCCCTAGAAATAACACATGATTCATTAGGTGGTGCACACCGTAAAAAATTGCtttcaataatcacactttaatCGGAAGCTTATGATCTCTCAATGGGTTGATAAGGAGACTTGGAATAGCAATAAAGAGATCAAAATTTTGAGAGTCTAAAGGAGCATCGATGATTTATGTTCTTCCATATGTAGGTTGATTACACAATTTCGTCAGGTCCTCCATAGAGATAAAAAGATTGGTCTTGCGCACTTCTGATGCAAAACACTAATCTTCAAATTTAAGATTTTCATAGAAAATTCTAACAATCCTTTGATAACAGGTTATGGTTTCttggaaaataaatccttgaacATTCATTGACAAACAACATCATAGATGATGAACTCTCCAAAAATTAGGAACCTCAAAATATCTGTTTGGTTTCAATAGAAATATATAACTCATTAATATATAATGTTAGTTGCGATTTTTAACAACAATATTATATTGGCCGAGTGGAAAGACGTATGTTTTGCAAGCTAAAGGGGCGGATTTCAAATcccaatattttattttatttttaattctttacaTTAACATTACtcttttaaattatatttcaatCTTATTTTAAATCGttaaatattttaacattttttagatgtttattaattaaaatactttgtATTAATTTgcaaaaaaatgtttaaataatTGTTTTCATTTATCAAACCATATGAATTTTtcacaaataaaataattttaaaaataaaatgaaagaagacTTTTTCGAATTTATTGTGTTCTATTTATTAGggtctaattttaaaaaattaaagcaTGACCTCAAAATTAGGGATGGCAACtagacccaaacccgcggggcccacccgcacccgaacccgagtcaacgggtgaaaactcgAGTTGACTGGATTTGGGTTCGGGTGTCACCCGAAAtttcgggttcgggtttgggtagtgtgaaacccgcacccgaaacccgGAATCatacccgcttatatatatatatatatatatatatatatatatatatatatatatatatatatatatatatatatatatatatatatatatatatatatatattgtggaaagttgtaggaaaaatgtattttgtgtattttgttacgggtcgggtttgggtgaaaaaacccgaaattCAATGGATGTAAGCGTGGGTGTTGTTTTGCCACCCGAATAATATTTGAGTTTGGATTTAGATTCGGGTGCCGATTTAGGTCGTGTGAAACTCATACCCGACCCGACCCGTGGTCATTCCGGCTCAAAATTGATTGTGTTTCACAAATGATAAATATGCCATAGTGAAATTGGATCATCCCCGGCTATAACTATTATGCCATCTCTCCAATTTACAATTCAATGgttaaaaattcataaaataaattaattaaaatacaaccatttaagaagagagaaaaataatgtGAAGGAAGCTTTTAACGGAAATACTAACGTTACATCTTTTGTAgcttttcaatttcattttcatttttaaatttccAACTACACATTCATTATTGCCAAAAAAAGCTTCACAAAGAAAATTTCCAGAAACTTATCAAATAGCTTGACCCATTTCATCAACAAAATTTCCATAAACTTATTGTGCATACAAGGTTAGTTTTAATAAATTTTGCTTTTTATTTGTGAGTTAATATTATGAATATAATATACTAACTTGTAAAACTTTCATTGTCATGaacaaattataaatatttcaataaatatttcATAGTTATAAGATATTTTTTACACTAAAAGTATATGTTTATAGACCAATAATTTAATTAGTCATTCaagttatattttttaaatttttagaaaTCATAAACAATTTGCATAATTTTTGTGTGGGTagaaaatggaaaaaaattgCAAACCAAGgttaaaaactatttttgataGCATTGAAGATGCTTTGAAATTTTGGGTTATTATGGCAGAAAAGTTGGAATTGAGGTGAGGAAACAATTTTTTACAAAAACAATAATGGTATAATTATTTTTACAAGTTTGTTTGTTGTAAAGAAGGTATGCGAAAACTAGATAAACGAGATTACAAAACAATTAGTCCAAGGCCGGAGACTGGAACAAATTGTCAAGCATGGTTAGGAATTAAGAATATGGATGGTAAATTTATGGCAAGTGTTAAAAGGGTAAGTATTTCCTTTATCGTTTTTACAGGGATTAGTGCAATACTACTATCGTTCAACAGTTAAAGGTGTTtttagtaggggtggcaaacgggcatgcccgccccgtttaggtccgccccgcaaaagcccgcaagaAAACGGGGTGGGTGGGACGGTCATAGTAGAGGGTGCGAGCCTAAAACTttggcccgccccgcaaaaaaatgAGGGCGGGTGGGTTAAGCCCGCGGGCACCGcactttttaagcctaaaaatgaaaattttatgttAAGTTTGGTGCCCGCACAAAAAACAGGGTGGGGCGGGACGATCACACTATAGGgtgagggcctaaaaccttggtcTGTCCCGCACAAAAGTACGGGCAAAACGGGCATATTCAGCAGGCCGGGTCCGTTTTGCCACCACTAGTTTTGAGTTAAGGTTTTGTAAGAGTTTGGTGACATAAAATGTAGATTGCAtaaaaagtaaacaaatatagTAAACTAGGGTTTAAAAACGATTTGAGAAAATTGTGCCAAGATTAGTTTTCATTAGCTTGCTTCATACGTACTCGAATAATCATGAGTATGAacttattaatgattaatacaaccacgtatcctctcgattcTGTTTATCTCCAAAGCAATATCGtgaatattatcatattaactattagatgatctctcataccaacaatcaacatgataatcttaaaagcttgatacaattgattatcaactcacaaatctatctctagagtttgtttattgatagatgaatatatgTTAGGTCAaagtttgaaacatatctctcaatagtgattcaaaacaacaaaaagaacatgaataacaagatattcaccatatattaatcatcaaccaagttcatacacaaaagattaaaagaaatacatatttacaagttaactacctctaatcttgacacataaaggggtttagctctccatagctatggaagcttcaacaacaaggaACATAACAAGATTCACTAGCATCAAactcaaagaagatgaagaaggatGCTTGGGAAATCTTGAGTTTCTTCTTGAACTTTGGTTTTCTCTactttcttctcttgccctaggtTGTTGTTATGAGAAAGTATGGTGGATGAAAGGATAAGAACCAAAAAAATATCTTCCAAGTAGCTAAAATTACAAGTTCCATAAAATAAGTTCGCTTAGCGGCcttggtccgctaagcggacttccCAAAATATCTGAAAAGCAAACAGACTCCGCTTAGCGAGATTGGTCCACTAAGCGGACACCAAAATTGGTCTTGCCTCTGTTTCACGTTTAGAAAAGCGCGCTTGAAGCTAGGTTAATGAAAGTcacctccgctaagcggacttcaAAGTTTATTTCACTTCTGACATTTTCAGCTAGCCAACTTGGAAGTCGCTTAGCGGACTTGCTGATTTCCAACTTCTTCATTTTGCTTCCAAGCCTCCTCTAAGTGAATTCTTTCCACACTTTCCATTCCAATCATGCCTAAAGCTTAAAGacctataaaaaaaacaaataaaagtcaAGAAACCTAATATttacaatcaaaacaaaattttatttatttacaaaagtattatgcataattaaattaaaacttgGGAAAAGAGTTCAAGAATACTACAAAACAATGAACAAAATAGGTACAAATTGGATTCTAACAGCAGAACATAATCATAATTTACATTGACAAGAAACAACTCATATGTTGTCATCTCAAAGGAAAGTCTCTCAAGTTATATGTTAACAGATTGATCTAGCCGATGACGTAGGATTACAACAAAGGAAGTCATTTAACTTGATAAGTAAAGAAGTGGGAGGTAGGACTAATTTGGGATTTATCCAtcttgatcaaaataattatCTTCGGAAAAAATGCAAAGAAGTATGGTACATGGATAAGCACGTTATCTATTGcaatattttgaaagaaagtCTATGAAAAGTCCAACTTTTTATCAAGCATATCAAATGGATGTTGAAGAATAAATCACCAATGTGTTTTAGGCAGATGCAATTATGCTAATGGATTATGAATATTTTGGTAATGTGATTTCTCTTtattcaac from Vicia villosa cultivar HV-30 ecotype Madison, WI unplaced genomic scaffold, Vvil1.0 ctg.000025F_1_1, whole genome shotgun sequence encodes the following:
- the LOC131622207 gene encoding probable auxin efflux carrier component 1b; this translates as MISALDLYHVLTAVVPLYVAMILAYGSVKWWKIFTPDQCSGINRFVALFAVPLLSFHFISTNNPYAMNYKFIAADSLQKLIILTILFIWSRVSSRGSLEWSITLFSLSTLPNTLVMGIPLLKGMYGDDSGTLMVQIVVLQCIIWYTLMLFLFEYRGARILIGEQFPDTAGSIISFKVDSDVLSLDGKEPLQTEAEVGEDGKLHVKVRKSTSSRSEIFSRRSHGVNSGVSLTPRPSNLTNAEIYSLQSSRNPTPRGSSFNHTDFYSMVNGRNVSPRQSNFGSLGFDEESGGGRVNGGANNVNGGNGYPTPHSAGIFSPVANKKKGHGGGGDGGKDLHMFVWSSSASPVSEGGIHVFRGAGEYGNEHLNGVAHQKDYEEFGHDEFSFGNRTVANGVDKDGPVLSKLGSSSTTELHPKDGSQVDSKPTNMPPTSVMTRLILIMVWRKLIRNPNTYSSLIGLIWSLVCFKWNVVMPAIVAKSIAILSDAGLGMAMFSLGLFMALQPRIIACGNTVASFAMAVRFLTGPAVMAVSSIIVGLRGVLLHIAIVQAALPQGIVPFVFAKEYNVHPDILSTGVIFGMLIALPITLVYYILLGL